The DNA window TTAATTCCATTAAACTATTATTAACTACAAAAAGCAATTTATTATTAGCGCCCGACCACATCACCTTTTTCTCGGTTTTGTTTAAAACAATAAGTGAAATATCCATTCCGTCATAGAACGAATCGCTTGATTTATTGAAATGCTTTTCTATTCGATCTCTAACAAAATCCAGGATTAATCCGGGTTGGGTTAAACTATTCTCAAATATGGCACTTTGCATTGCATTATAACAAGCAATAGTTAGCATAGCCCCCGGTACCCCGTGACCTGTACAATCTGCAGCTGCTATAAAAAGACAATCTTGATATTCCTCTACAAAATAAAAATCTCCGCTAACAATATCCTTTGGCTTAAATAAAAGAAAGGACTCGCCAATCAATTTATTGATTTCATAATTAGATGGTAGTATGGCCGATTGAAGTCTCTTTGCATAATTTATGCTATCAATTACTTCCTTGTTCCGAAGATCTACAATTAACTTTTGTTCCTCTATAATCTGCTTTTGTTTTTTGGTGAGTTGAAAGCGTTTGAAAATAAGTATTAACGCTAATAGAATAACAAGAACAAGAGTTACGAGAAGATAGGTTTCCTTTTTTTTCTCTTCTATCTTTATGTCCTTTATACTTAAATCATGTGCCGTTTTTAAACTATCCTCATAGTGAATTCTAACAAATTCTTCTTGTTGCTCTTTATTCTGCAAATTATTCAACACCTCTTCTGCCTTTACTGAATCTAAAGCCGCGTAATACTTCTTAATATAAATGTTTTCATTTTTATAATCTTTCAAGTTGGCGTAAGTTTTTGATAAAATATTGTATACGCTTACTAACTCAAAGCTCATTGCCTCAATATCGCAATAGGATAAAGCCGTTAATGCATATTTTAAAGCTTTTTGAGGTTGCTCTTGTTCTAAATACACAGTCGCTATTTCACTATTTACAAAAGCCAGATCTGCTTTATCATCTCCTTTCTCATAAATCGCCTTAACTATAAAATATAATTTTAGGGCGCTATCGTGTTCTTGTTTATTTGACTGTAAACTGGCAAGATTACTTAAAACATTTGCTATTTTAACAGTATCTTTTAATTTGACGTTTAAGTTTAAGGATTGCTGAAAATAATGCGCACCTTCTTCAGGTAACTTCATTAAATTATACATTATACCAAAATTATTGTACACTTGGGAAACTCGTACACTATCTGCTTTATCTTTAAGTCCTTTCTTTAAAATACTACTCAACGACTTCTTATAATACAGTAATGCCTTTGGATAATCTCCTAAATAATAGAAAGTATTGCCATAATTTAAATAGACCAAAT is part of the Bacteroidota bacterium genome and encodes:
- a CDS encoding SpoIIE family protein phosphatase, which encodes MKTIIYKRINLVLLLSFLCFNLFTQEQHAINTLISNLPTSNSFEIRKEYVRNINDSLKLNGNVKIRYLYLSKLSQSLSNTSDYLLFSYTNNLLGLLYNNIGKYNSAVECFDAAINAIQSNISIINDKENSQIVLHLVYLNYGNTFYYLGDYPKALLYYKKSLSSILKKGLKDKADSVRVSQVYNNFGIMYNLMKLPEEGAHYFQQSLNLNVKLKDTVKIANVLSNLASLQSNKQEHDSALKLYFIVKAIYEKGDDKADLAFVNSEIATVYLEQEQPQKALKYALTALSYCDIEAMSFELVSVYNILSKTYANLKDYKNENIYIKKYYAALDSVKAEEVLNNLQNKEQQEEFVRIHYEDSLKTAHDLSIKDIKIEEKKKETYLLVTLVLVILLALILIFKRFQLTKKQKQIIEEQKLIVDLRNKEVIDSINYAKRLQSAILPSNYEINKLIGESFLLFKPKDIVSGDFYFVEEYQDCLFIAAADCTGHGVPGAMLTIACYNAMQSAIFENSLTQPGLILDFVRDRIEKHFNKSSDSFYDGMDISLIVLNKTEKKVMWSGANNKLLFVVNNSLMELKADRQPVGKSDKKASFTTHFIESFEGTVFYLFTDGLIDQFGGDKGKKFSILRLKKLIESTLSFPLNKQFELVTNEFTNWSNGVEQTDDVTLLVFKI